A window of Eucalyptus grandis isolate ANBG69807.140 chromosome 4, ASM1654582v1, whole genome shotgun sequence genomic DNA:
TGGAAGTGACAAGTTAACTATAAACCGTGGCTGATTTGCTTACGCAGAGGGCTAAACTTGGAACCCATGGAAGTTGAAAAACTCACGTGTGCAAAGAAGGATGTTTTCCATTAGTTTCTTTGCTTTTATCAAAAAACGAAGTTTAACATTAGACAGAATGTAGTGGCAATGAGGAATACTGTTGTACCACGAGGATCCACTGGCACCAAGCTTCATCCAAGAGAAATCAgttgaaaaagaataaacaaaaggAGAGTCAATGCGCTAGTGAACAATTTCAGTCTTATGCTTTCTTACATGTTAAGGTTAAGCAACTAGCTACCAAATGCAAGTTTTTTGGACAACATATGGGACTCTGTTGATGTGCAAAAGAACCAGCTAATCAAGATTGTTCATCAACCAGAGAAATATTAGGTGAGCGTCGGAGAGTCAAATAGGTCCTCGATACCATAAAACTCCTACCTCATATGGAGGGAGGATAGTCTGACCATCCAGATTGAAAACCGAGAAGCCCATTACCAACCTCAGCAGGGGCTCTGCAGCGCcgtaaaaagaaagcaatcccAACATATAATTGTAGCATTTTGACCTCAGACGGTATCTCTGGACTTTCAAAGTCCTCTTGATCAACCAAATTCGGTAACAGCAGAGACCCAGAAGAAGCAAATGGGATATGGAAATGACCAAGGAATCAACAGCGCAGGGTGTGTATGCACCAAAAGCACTGTCCGTGGTCCTTGCCCAAATCCCACTTGCCACCGGCCTGCAATACCAATCCAGCAACTCGAAACCCATCTTCTAAGCAAGGTATCCGCTCCTAGTTCATCCAGGGTCCATCACAActtcttgaaactttttttcACTCAGAAGTCTCATTAAGCAGAAATTTCCCCTGAATCAATGCACATGTTTCAGAAACATCCACCATGAATACTGCAGGAAATTTGTCATTGAAAGAAGTTAAGCAAGAAAATCCACTATGGCGAAATCACAAGAGGTCACTCggtttatttatatttaaaaaatggaatgcAAGCAAAGTCACAGTCCATTGCTCTTTGTTCCAAACTGAAACGCCAGTTAAATTTCCTCAACTTGACTTCAGCTTTAACCAAGTCCACCAAAACAGTGCTTTGAGCATGACCCAAGAGAAATTAGAACTCCCAATCATTACACAGTGTCAACCAATCACCCCAGACAAAattagaaacaagaaagaacacATGACTTCACAAACAcacaggaagagagagagagagagagagagagactgcaaCGCTCTAGAGTTGCTTCTCCTTGAAATGGCTCGTGAGTTAGGGTGTGAAATATAGAACGTTGAGGCAGATGAATCAtcaccaagaaaaagaaaaagggaagaaaaaaacgAAGGAAAAAGGAATGAAAGAATGGTCAAATGGGATGTCTGATTTGCGACAGCTTCTGACGAaataaggagaagaagatcgagTGGTCAAGAACACGTGGTGCGATGCATGCGTCACCGCTTACGTAGGCAGGCGTCTCACCTGAGCTGAAACGAGAGGAGAACGAGATGGAGAAAACTTTGCATAATTGATTAGTTTATAGTTTTCTCCTTCCTCGTGTATTTTGGCTTCTTCCGTGGACTTCTATACAATCATACTAATTAACAATAACAAATAACTTGAATTGCTTTATAATCGTTTTAACATTTTCATCTCTTGATTCGATATTCTCTTCTCTAGAGATAGACAAATTACTTTGCCTGTATTCTAAGATTTTTCTCTATAAAATTCTTGATCTTACAGATCATTGAAAAGTAATCTCTTCACAATTAACTTTTTGCATTGTACTGCATTATCGTAAGAGGTTTGAGgatcctaaatttattaattgattgcaattttttgaATCTAGATAATGTGGACGGTTCTCCTAACATAAGAATTATTTTTCCTATATTTTGTTAAACTTGAGATTGACTAATTGCTTAATATACTCCAATAAGCTATACCAAAGTCCAACTCTAAGGTCGTGATCAACTTCTCATCTACGGTATTGCCACAATCCTTCCGAGATGGAAGTTTGACGAATTGCCAAGCAGACACGCATGATCCCTCTCGTGAGGTGGCACTTATACTTACCACGAACTCTCCCAAACCTATCGATCACAACGTGATTTCTACTTTAATTATATGAGTAACTACTAATTAATTATGGGCCAATTAGAAGTCAAATTAGACATAGGAGCCcattttatttcagaaaatcaAAGATTCGTGGGTTGGAACGTGATTACACTATATATGTCTTTTGCCCAAtttgatacattttttttttttttatgaaaacattTTACATGTGagctctctctttttattttctgatcttttttttcctaatagtGAAGCAAATAATAATTGCTTAAACAATAAGCAAATAATAACAAAGCTATTAGAGGACAGGAAAAATTTACTTAAGCTGTAATGGGCATATTATTACTATATgctgatacctaaatttttgcataaaaaatgagttaatttttacccccaaatataattaattaattaattaattaattaaaattgcaacatATAGTTTTTGGAGCATCTATTTTATGTTATTCCATTTTTTGCATTGGATTGACGATAAGCGTTAATATAACgtgagatttttcatatattcatgtGAGGTTTTTCACATATTCAGGTAATATATGTCAAATGACATATTTTTtagtagaaagaaaatttttagatggaatatttgaaaaatacaaaggaGAATATTGCACGGAATGTTTATATTTTAATGATATATTCAGGAGGACTATGCACGAgcaaaattgaaagtaaaatattCCACGAAAATCTAATTCCCTCTCCTATATAATGTGAGCGAATTCAGAAAAATAGAGTGAaaaagcttcttcttcttctttttttctttcgaggCATTTTCCTTCGGTTTCTCTTGagttcaaaagtcaaaaaggagaaaagaaaaagagtgaaagagagaggagacgtGAGCGCAGAGAAGacgcagagagagaggagacgtgAGTggacagaaaagaaagaaaaaaaagaaggaaaaggacgAAGCAAGCGAGTCGTCTCCCTCGCGCGGGCGTCCGTGCCCCTGCCGGCCTCCATCCGCGGGCACctgccgcctccgcctcgcctccgCTTCCCGTCCTCGCGCCGGCCACCGCTGCTCCCCGCCGAGACACCACCGGCCGTACGCCTGTCGCAGCACCCCTGTCCCGGGCATCGACGCCGCAGAACCACCGCCCGTAGCTGCTCGCCCGACGCCTGCAACCCGCCGATCCGGCCACTGCCGCTCCGCCCGCGAGCCAGCATCCGACGCCTGCCAGCCTCTGCTCGACGACCGCGCCTGCAGCAGCGCCCGAGGCCCTCGCCGCTCCGCCTTGACCGCCCGCTGCAGCAAACCTGCACCGGCCCCCTTTGCTCCGCCCGACGCCGTTGCAGCGCCGC
This region includes:
- the LOC104442511 gene encoding translation initiation factor IF-2-like, which translates into the protein MAKSQERRRRERGDVSGQKRKKKKKEKDEASESSPSRGRPCPCRPPSAGTCRLRLASASRPRAGHRCSPPRHHRPYACRSTPVPGIDAAEPPPVAARPTPATRRSGHCRSAREPASDACQPLLDDRACSSARGPRRSALTARCSKPAPAPFAPPDAVAAPLERRPCLRLCPTIATAAAASTAAPLHRAITATAPGARRPQPPSARRRPPSLLPFPTSPLGNPRIVPTQTTRKAQVTGVNPKCNTC